In Liquorilactobacillus nagelii DSM 13675, the following proteins share a genomic window:
- a CDS encoding sigma-70 family RNA polymerase sigma factor → MTRQSKNHLPQNYQHSDFTPADYQLVKGVIKSIGITIAYPDYQDLLQEGALILLEARQVCDRAALLSPRRRQNYYFRRVKWRLLDLLRSQRTRKIPAASLEQPNLQTDQPPLETADPSANLFADNLLFTELTQQLWQRCSAQEQLYLAYRLQNKSITEIAQLCQVSRPTVYQWKRSILAKLKQLDEQNSSADNSN, encoded by the coding sequence ATGACACGTCAATCCAAGAATCATTTACCGCAAAATTATCAACATTCTGACTTTACCCCTGCCGATTACCAGCTAGTAAAAGGGGTCATCAAGTCCATTGGTATCACAATTGCCTATCCCGATTACCAAGACTTACTGCAAGAAGGAGCCTTAATCTTATTGGAGGCCCGGCAAGTCTGCGATCGAGCTGCCTTATTATCACCTCGCAGACGGCAAAATTATTATTTTCGGCGGGTAAAGTGGCGTCTATTAGATCTTCTTCGTTCACAAAGGACCCGTAAAATACCTGCTGCTAGTTTAGAACAGCCTAATTTGCAAACAGATCAACCGCCACTGGAGACAGCTGATCCCAGCGCCAATCTCTTTGCTGATAATCTCTTATTCACTGAGTTAACGCAACAGCTGTGGCAACGTTGCTCCGCTCAAGAACAATTGTATCTGGCCTACCGGCTGCAAAATAAATCAATTACTGAGATTGCTCAACTTTGCCAAGTCAGTCGACCAACTGTGTATCAGTGGAAGCGTAGCATTTTAGCTAAGCTAAAGCAGCTCGATGAACAGAATTCATCAGCCGATAATTCTAACTAA
- a CDS encoding NAD-dependent epimerase/dehydratase family protein — MELVEINLYRKDLSTVTELDLPWENLKNKTVLITGATGLIGTFLIDCLMKKNSEDNLNCKVLAVGRTLKKAELRFSSYWENENFSFIKSDISKEIIKCNEKVNYLIHAASNTHPRAYSTDPIGTITTNVIGTNNLLKFSAEKKVDRFLFASSVEVYGENKGDTRLFNEKYLGYIDCNTLRAGYPESKRVGESLCQAYLKQMGQDFVITRLARTYGPTMLKSDSKAISQFIKNGVNNENVVLKSSGEQLYSYCYVADAVRGILYCLLKGTSGEAYNIANLKSNITLKELAENIAKINNKSVVYNLPDSVELQGFSKATKALLDESKLRKIGYTPIFDIKLGLKHTIEILKERRRINGE, encoded by the coding sequence ATGGAATTGGTTGAAATAAATTTATATAGAAAAGATCTATCGACAGTAACAGAACTTGATTTACCATGGGAAAATTTAAAGAACAAAACTGTATTAATAACTGGTGCTACTGGTTTAATTGGTACATTTTTAATTGATTGTTTAATGAAAAAAAACAGTGAAGATAATTTAAATTGCAAAGTATTAGCTGTAGGCAGAACTTTGAAAAAAGCAGAGTTAAGATTTAGTTCATATTGGGAAAATGAAAACTTTTCATTTATAAAATCTGATATATCAAAAGAAATCATTAAATGCAATGAAAAAGTAAATTATTTAATACATGCGGCAAGTAATACTCATCCAAGGGCTTACTCAACTGATCCTATTGGAACTATAACAACAAATGTAATTGGAACTAATAATTTATTAAAATTTAGTGCAGAAAAAAAAGTTGATAGATTTCTATTTGCATCTTCAGTTGAAGTATATGGAGAAAATAAGGGAGATACTAGGTTATTTAATGAGAAGTATCTGGGATATATTGATTGTAATACTTTAAGAGCAGGTTATCCTGAAAGTAAACGTGTTGGAGAGTCACTGTGTCAAGCTTATTTGAAACAAATGGGTCAAGATTTTGTAATTACAAGGCTTGCAAGAACGTATGGACCAACTATGTTGAAATCCGATTCAAAGGCCATATCTCAATTTATAAAAAATGGTGTCAATAATGAAAATGTAGTTCTTAAAAGTTCAGGTGAGCAGCTGTATTCATATTGTTATGTTGCTGATGCAGTAAGAGGAATATTATACTGTTTGTTAAAGGGAACAAGTGGTGAGGCTTATAATATTGCAAATTTGAAAAGCAACATTACGTTAAAAGAGCTTGCTGAGAACATTGCAAAGATAAATAATAAAAGTGTTGTATATAATTTACCTGACAGTGTTGAACTTCAAGGATTTTCTAAAGCAACAAAAGCATTATTAGATGAGAGTAAATTAAGAAAAATTGGATATACTCCTATATTTGACATTAAATTAGGTTTGAAACATACTATTGAAATTTTAAAAGAAAGGAGAAGAATTAATGGGGAGTGA
- a CDS encoding sugar transferase — MLKCGLNEEQSVLDQAAIDHRYLYRALKRVADVALSMAGLIVLSPVLAGVAIAIKVDDKKGPVFYRQERVGRHGKRFMMFKFRSMCVDAEEKLKELKKYNEVDGAMFKMKHDPRVTKVGHFIRHYSIDELPQLFNVLAGDMSLVGPRPPLPREIKEYTEYDKQRLYVIPGCTGLWQVSGRNDVGFQEMVELDLQYIRKSGILYDLGIMFRTIKIMVFPNGAY, encoded by the coding sequence ATGTTGAAGTGTGGCTTAAATGAAGAACAGTCTGTTTTAGACCAAGCAGCTATTGATCATCGTTATCTATATCGTGCATTGAAGCGCGTTGCCGATGTTGCCTTAAGTATGGCAGGATTAATTGTTTTGTCACCGGTACTGGCTGGTGTCGCAATTGCAATTAAGGTTGATGATAAAAAAGGACCAGTTTTTTATCGGCAAGAAAGGGTTGGCCGGCACGGCAAAAGGTTCATGATGTTTAAGTTCCGTTCAATGTGCGTTGATGCCGAAGAAAAACTCAAAGAATTAAAAAAGTACAATGAAGTTGATGGCGCAATGTTCAAGATGAAGCACGATCCGCGAGTAACGAAGGTTGGACACTTTATCCGCCATTACAGTATTGATGAATTGCCACAGTTATTTAATGTCCTAGCTGGTGATATGAGCTTAGTTGGTCCAAGACCGCCACTGCCACGAGAAATAAAAGAATATACTGAGTATGATAAGCAACGTTTGTATGTGATCCCTGGCTGCACGGGTTTATGGCAAGTTAGTGGGCGCAATGATGTTGGCTTTCAAGAAATGGTCGAACTTGATTTGCAGTATATTAGAAAAAGTGGAATTTTATATGATTTAGGAATTATGTTTAGAACAATTAAAATTATGGTGTTCCCTAATGGGGCATATTAA
- a CDS encoding DNA/RNA non-specific endonuclease, with product MKKRKKQHRQPAAATIAAVVILAVIWLMGGNPTQIQSVAEHPLAKIQQLVQEKQQQSSTTKANVQQSDLAKLNYVAGKSAIVNVNGGKSQLKMADWQQNRVNYRNLDSLNRTSQANVAYLEPRNLANDSLRVRQYIQPTGWHQKFVTGEPIINRGHLIAYSLSKGIAQDGNYQPNLPSGDQNNPKNLFTQTAFSNQKLQTIYEAKVRAALRANQKVIYSVQPIFRSNELMARGVQLQALSADGSLNFNVYIYNVQPGVEFDYATGRSTIDHQMTVPEVTE from the coding sequence GTGAAAAAGCGCAAGAAACAACATCGACAACCAGCTGCAGCAACGATTGCGGCTGTGGTGATTTTAGCGGTGATTTGGCTGATGGGTGGCAATCCAACTCAGATCCAGTCAGTAGCTGAACATCCGCTGGCGAAAATTCAGCAGTTGGTCCAAGAAAAACAACAACAGTCGTCAACAACTAAGGCTAATGTTCAGCAAAGTGATTTAGCCAAGTTGAATTATGTTGCTGGAAAATCGGCTATAGTGAATGTCAATGGTGGTAAAAGCCAACTGAAAATGGCTGATTGGCAGCAAAATCGAGTTAATTATCGTAATTTGGATTCGTTGAACCGAACTTCGCAGGCAAATGTCGCTTATCTTGAACCACGCAACTTGGCTAATGATAGTTTGCGGGTGCGACAGTATATCCAGCCCACTGGTTGGCACCAAAAGTTTGTGACAGGAGAACCAATTATTAATCGCGGGCATTTGATTGCCTATTCACTCTCCAAGGGTATTGCACAGGACGGCAATTATCAGCCGAATTTACCGAGTGGTGATCAAAATAATCCCAAAAATCTATTTACCCAGACTGCCTTTTCAAATCAAAAACTGCAGACAATTTATGAAGCAAAAGTTCGAGCGGCTTTACGTGCTAATCAAAAGGTTATCTATTCGGTGCAACCAATCTTTCGCAGTAATGAATTAATGGCTCGTGGTGTGCAACTGCAGGCGCTATCAGCGGATGGCTCGTTGAACTTCAATGTCTACATCTATAATGTTCAACCGGGAGTAGAATTTGATTATGCTACCGGACGTTCAACCATTGATCATCAAATGACGGTTCCAGAAGTAACTGAATAG
- a CDS encoding O-antigen polymerase, with translation MLLCIVLYVKKGDFVFPVSIVLESFLISMVIVLLQINQWDAYISLKTFSVLSVGVISYTTVGLICSENFKFDRVGNIPEKKEYRPPYINARITIAVIIIEILLTFKIYIDVRQSSLSIGGFSNFSEMIGKYRNGSSLGYLQESISNISKYGLMSIFSIAYIYIYILILNIFQKGKNKISLLNCFLSILPVLIASFCSILIGSRSNILNFVFAALVLYYILFNKDKKNTFSLKEIKLLMKYLIVFLIVILAFSSIRTLVGRTSEYGFIDYISKYIGAPIKLFDMYLNNPSLNIVANPQSSNIVWGQETFKNFWRGWGSITNNNDLNSLIVNKEWRMFNGFSLGNIYTAFRVYYNDFGLIGVVLLSALHSSIFCVYYNFILNKVRFMKKNKICFSVLFYMFICNALFEYSSDDILFQIDFSFVTLEYMFLFVLFDFLLVRLSNIKMK, from the coding sequence TTGTTGCTTTGTATAGTTCTGTATGTAAAAAAAGGTGATTTTGTTTTCCCAGTATCTATTGTTTTGGAAAGTTTTTTAATAAGCATGGTTATAGTTTTGCTTCAAATTAATCAATGGGATGCATATATCTCCTTAAAAACTTTTTCTGTTCTTTCTGTTGGTGTTATTTCTTACACAACAGTTGGTTTAATTTGCAGTGAAAATTTCAAGTTTGATAGAGTAGGGAATATTCCTGAAAAAAAAGAATACAGACCGCCATATATAAATGCTCGAATTACGATAGCTGTTATTATTATAGAAATACTATTAACTTTTAAAATATATATAGACGTGCGGCAAAGCTCGTTAAGCATTGGTGGTTTTTCAAACTTTTCTGAAATGATTGGTAAGTATAGGAATGGTTCCTCCTTGGGGTATTTGCAAGAATCAATATCAAATATTTCAAAATATGGACTAATGTCGATATTTTCTATTGCGTATATATACATATATATACTAATTTTAAATATATTTCAAAAGGGGAAAAATAAAATTTCACTTTTGAATTGTTTTTTAAGTATTTTACCTGTTTTAATAGCATCTTTTTGCTCTATTCTTATTGGATCTAGAAGTAATATCCTAAATTTCGTTTTTGCAGCACTTGTTTTATATTACATTCTTTTCAATAAAGACAAAAAAAACACTTTTTCATTAAAAGAAATTAAATTGCTTATGAAGTATCTTATTGTTTTTTTGATTGTAATCCTCGCTTTTTCCAGTATAAGAACTTTAGTTGGAAGAACAAGTGAGTATGGATTTATTGATTATATTTCTAAATATATTGGGGCACCTATAAAACTTTTTGATATGTATTTAAATAATCCAAGTCTTAATATTGTAGCTAATCCACAATCTAGCAATATTGTATGGGGGCAAGAAACTTTTAAAAACTTTTGGCGAGGTTGGGGGTCTATTACAAATAATAACGATTTAAATTCACTTATTGTTAATAAGGAATGGAGAATGTTTAATGGATTTTCTTTAGGAAATATTTATACTGCTTTTAGAGTGTACTATAATGATTTCGGCTTAATAGGGGTTGTTCTACTTTCTGCCTTACACTCTAGTATTTTTTGCGTGTATTATAATTTTATACTAAATAAAGTTAGATTTATGAAAAAAAATAAAATTTGTTTCTCGGTTTTGTTTTATATGTTTATATGCAATGCTCTTTTCGAATATTCGAGTGATGATATTCTATTTCAAATTGATTTTTCCTTTGTGACTCTTGAATATATGTTTCTATTTGTTTTATTTGACTTTTTATTAGTAAGATTATCGAATATAAAGATGAAATAG
- a CDS encoding acyltransferase family protein: MKQKDYPLADWGDYLKLTACTAVILQSVLGLAINLPLPKATQVGIGFTYDLVKFTAPAFIFGILFTTIRLRAAVRQSYWQYLRQQWSALFLPSICWTIIYLVGLPQLQQIQHYHNFPSFIWQFFNGNAAPHLWYNTMMLQFIILMPLFWWLAVWCRQRPARTWLTVIVSVVFAGSWLLGYQYLVGSRPEHWYLLDRIWLSFVLFAILGVLISLYQPKIAYWLKKLRYWLLAGWGLTYLWTGWQLFRDGLPIKLSQASYYQFSMTIYGLD; the protein is encoded by the coding sequence ATGAAGCAAAAAGATTATCCTTTAGCCGATTGGGGCGATTATTTAAAGTTAACTGCTTGTACCGCGGTTATCTTACAGAGTGTTCTTGGATTGGCAATTAATTTACCGCTACCCAAAGCAACTCAAGTTGGTATTGGCTTTACCTATGATTTAGTTAAATTTACCGCGCCAGCCTTTATTTTTGGAATTTTATTCACGACGATTCGTCTACGGGCAGCAGTAAGGCAGAGTTATTGGCAGTACTTGCGCCAACAATGGTCCGCTTTGTTTTTGCCGAGTATTTGTTGGACAATCATTTACCTTGTTGGCTTACCGCAGTTACAGCAAATCCAGCATTATCATAATTTTCCTAGTTTTATTTGGCAATTTTTCAATGGTAATGCCGCTCCGCATCTTTGGTATAATACGATGATGTTACAGTTTATTATTTTGATGCCGTTATTCTGGTGGCTAGCGGTCTGGTGTCGCCAGCGACCAGCACGTACATGGTTGACAGTTATTGTTAGTGTGGTATTTGCTGGTAGCTGGTTATTAGGATACCAATACTTGGTTGGCAGTCGTCCAGAACATTGGTACTTGCTCGATCGGATCTGGTTGAGCTTTGTTTTATTTGCCATTTTAGGGGTTCTTATAAGTCTTTATCAACCCAAAATTGCCTACTGGCTTAAGAAATTGCGTTATTGGTTATTAGCCGGTTGGGGGTTAACTTATCTTTGGACTGGCTGGCAGCTTTTTCGGGATGGCTTGCCAATCAAGCTTAGCCAAGCTTCTTATTATCAGTTCTCAATGACGATCTATGGATTGGATTGA
- a CDS encoding lipopolysaccharide biosynthesis protein: MKIKKLFKYFSYTIFSNGITLLISSLVVFVIPKIIGVSQYSYWQLYTFFMMYVGILHFGWLDGIYLKFGGEKYSNLDKDLFQKEFLGILFLQLVEAIIIFLYAYSFQMADNRKLVIYGVALGLLFTNIRTFFQYILQVTTRIREYAFVVSFDRILYIILVILVVALGEKNFVVLIICDLVARMSSMCTSFLFCKDLIVHKIISANLFIKNIYNDISIGSKLLVANFASILVVGIIRYGIQHYFGVRDFGKVSLMLSISSFIMTFISAISLVLFPFLRRIDRKRISNVFIGIRECITLVLITMLLLYYPMMWFLPRWLPQYADSFKYMTVLFPMTVFDGKFELLSNTMMKTLRLEKKLLFFNLMSVSFSFLGTLFLGTISAGISSFVYLILIALASRSISSTIFVSKKLSVGFIKDISIEVGMVVIFLTINLSISSLYLSVLLFGLIYVIFGVYYCKKIFNIYKVEKNSIL; the protein is encoded by the coding sequence TTGAAAATTAAAAAACTATTTAAATATTTTTCTTACACAATTTTTTCGAATGGCATAACACTTTTAATATCAAGTTTAGTTGTATTTGTTATTCCCAAAATAATTGGTGTAAGTCAGTATTCATATTGGCAACTATACACATTTTTTATGATGTATGTTGGGATCCTGCACTTCGGATGGTTAGATGGAATCTATTTAAAATTTGGGGGAGAAAAATATAGTAATCTAGATAAAGATTTATTCCAGAAAGAATTTTTAGGGATTCTTTTTTTACAACTTGTTGAAGCAATAATTATTTTTTTATATGCCTATTCATTTCAAATGGCTGATAATAGAAAATTAGTAATATATGGTGTGGCATTAGGTTTATTGTTTACAAATATACGAACTTTTTTTCAGTACATTCTTCAAGTGACGACCCGAATAAGGGAGTATGCATTTGTTGTTTCCTTTGATCGTATTTTGTACATAATACTTGTTATTTTAGTTGTTGCCTTAGGGGAAAAAAATTTCGTTGTATTAATAATTTGTGATCTAGTAGCTAGAATGTCTTCGATGTGTACTTCGTTTTTATTTTGCAAAGATCTCATAGTGCATAAGATAATTTCGGCTAATCTTTTTATTAAGAATATTTATAATGATATATCTATTGGAAGTAAATTATTAGTTGCAAATTTTGCGAGTATTTTAGTTGTTGGTATTATTAGATACGGAATTCAACATTATTTTGGAGTGAGAGACTTCGGGAAAGTTTCTTTAATGCTCAGTATATCAAGTTTTATAATGACATTTATAAGTGCTATTAGTTTAGTGCTGTTTCCTTTTTTAAGGAGAATTGATAGAAAAAGGATTAGTAATGTTTTTATAGGAATAAGGGAATGCATAACTTTAGTACTTATAACCATGTTGTTGTTGTATTATCCAATGATGTGGTTTTTACCAAGATGGCTTCCTCAATATGCAGATAGTTTTAAATATATGACTGTACTTTTTCCAATGACGGTCTTTGATGGAAAGTTTGAGCTTCTTTCTAATACAATGATGAAAACTTTGAGACTAGAAAAAAAATTGTTGTTTTTTAATCTTATGTCAGTATCGTTCAGCTTTTTGGGTACCTTATTTTTAGGAACTATTTCTGCTGGAATATCAAGTTTTGTATATTTGATTTTAATCGCGCTCGCATCTAGAAGTATTTCATCTACAATTTTTGTTTCGAAAAAATTAAGCGTTGGTTTTATTAAAGATATTTCAATTGAGGTTGGGATGGTAGTGATTTTTCTAACGATAAATTTGTCTATCAGCTCTTTGTACTTGTCGGTACTGTTATTTGGATTAATCTATGTAATTTTTGGTGTTTATTATTGTAAAAAAATATTTAATATCTATAAAGTCGAAAAAAATAGTATTTTATAA
- a CDS encoding glycosyltransferase family 2 protein: MGSDGKTCLILMATYNGEEYISEQLESIRNQTHSNWKLLIRDDNSSDKTIDIIKKYQKIDGRISLVKNNDGEHGAFVNFHELIILAKKMQSFDYYALSDQDDVWNEDKLEKLIVFLESKNKMPLLVYSDFSIINETGSLVLKSMNKKINLNFGNPINVFFSHEYMWGCTCMFNYLLLRRLPEISSEKVRKRNAFIHDGNLLKFAVIYGQAFFFDEALVNYRRHSSNASGDQQFKNGFGNAVRKVFMGYTSLCKTRAIVLSQTLTTLDLSLESKCAVLDVIEMKRKILKGSIFLTIYMLKKRVKRNHFFKTCALYATCFFNGYQKYLFDFKK, encoded by the coding sequence ATGGGGAGTGATGGAAAGACTTGTTTAATTTTAATGGCAACCTATAATGGTGAAGAGTATATATCTGAACAGCTTGAAAGCATTCGAAATCAAACTCATTCGAATTGGAAGTTATTAATTAGGGATGATAATTCAAGTGATAAAACTATAGATATCATAAAAAAGTATCAAAAAATAGATGGTAGGATATCATTAGTAAAAAACAACGATGGGGAGCATGGAGCTTTCGTTAATTTCCATGAACTCATTATACTCGCAAAAAAGATGCAGTCATTTGATTACTATGCTCTTTCGGATCAAGATGATGTTTGGAATGAAGATAAACTAGAAAAATTAATTGTTTTTCTAGAAAGCAAAAATAAAATGCCTTTACTAGTTTATAGTGACTTTAGCATTATTAATGAAACTGGTTCTTTGGTTTTGAAAAGTATGAATAAAAAAATTAATTTGAATTTTGGTAATCCTATTAATGTTTTTTTTTCACATGAGTATATGTGGGGATGCACATGTATGTTTAATTATTTGTTGTTAAGAAGGCTTCCTGAAATTTCATCAGAAAAAGTAAGGAAAAGAAATGCATTTATACATGATGGTAATCTACTTAAATTTGCTGTTATATATGGGCAAGCATTCTTTTTTGATGAAGCTCTTGTAAATTATAGACGTCATAGCAGTAATGCTTCTGGTGATCAACAATTTAAAAATGGATTTGGCAATGCTGTAAGAAAAGTTTTTATGGGTTATACAAGTTTGTGTAAAACTAGAGCCATTGTTTTAAGCCAAACACTCACAACTTTAGACTTATCTTTAGAATCTAAATGTGCTGTTTTAGATGTTATTGAGATGAAACGCAAAATATTGAAAGGAAGTATTTTTTTGACTATATATATGTTAAAAAAAAGAGTTAAAAGAAATCATTTTTTTAAAACTTGTGCTTTGTATGCTACATGTTTTTTTAACGGATATCAAAAATATCTTTTTGATTTTAAAAAATAA
- a CDS encoding IspD/TarI family cytidylyltransferase, with the protein MNIAIVIAGGSGHRMGQDIPKQFIHVDDKPILIYTLESFQNHPQIDAIEVVCIDGWQDVLRAYAKQFNISKLKWVVTGGSTGQESIRNGVFNLEGKCGLNDNIIIHDGIRPLVDDSVLSDVILKCDKFGNAVTSLPYNEQIFVIDSKDSSVTKKYIPRETLRRVSTPQAYKFDLLDKKYHEAFERKIGIYGSSYTNTMMADLGVCLHFAAGSDKNIKLTTKDDLEMFRGFLKNEKKSWLK; encoded by the coding sequence TTGAATATTGCTATAGTAATTGCGGGCGGATCTGGACATAGAATGGGACAGGATATACCAAAACAATTTATTCATGTGGATGATAAACCAATTTTAATTTATACACTTGAGAGTTTTCAAAATCATCCGCAGATAGATGCAATTGAAGTTGTTTGTATTGATGGATGGCAAGATGTTTTAAGAGCTTATGCTAAGCAATTTAATATTTCAAAATTGAAATGGGTTGTAACTGGAGGCTCTACTGGGCAGGAATCTATTAGAAACGGTGTTTTCAATTTAGAAGGTAAATGTGGTTTAAACGATAATATAATTATTCATGACGGGATTCGACCTTTAGTTGATGATTCAGTATTATCAGATGTTATTTTAAAATGCGATAAATTTGGGAATGCGGTAACATCTCTACCTTATAATGAACAAATATTTGTAATTGATTCAAAAGATAGTTCAGTTACAAAGAAATATATTCCAAGAGAAACATTGAGGCGTGTTTCAACACCGCAAGCATACAAGTTTGATTTATTGGATAAAAAATATCATGAAGCTTTTGAAAGAAAAATAGGAATTTATGGTTCTTCATACACAAATACTATGATGGCTGATTTAGGAGTTTGTTTACATTTTGCTGCTGGTTCGGATAAGAACATAAAGCTAACTACTAAGGATGATTTGGAGATGTTTCGAGGTTTTTTGAAAAACGAAAAGAAGAGTTGGCTTAAATAA
- a CDS encoding CDP-alcohol phosphatidyltransferase family protein produces MIKPSDIEKATMTHEKKRMAKNDYIAYYVGRKLSYILTVPFLYTKLTPNFISMLSMVPLIVGFYFFYVAKSSFLLIIGWLCLFLWNLIDGVDGNVARYRKQYSEIGSVFDATSGYLAMVVTFFAAGIAAAHVGGVLNFSFENNELYIIFGAISGIATIFPRLVMQKALATLKDDSSIDSVKDKGSFGPYKVIALNLSSVSGGAQFLLLLAILFRILNIYTIIYLLFNLIVAIVSLKDILGRN; encoded by the coding sequence ATGATTAAGCCGTCTGATATAGAAAAGGCAACAATGACTCATGAAAAAAAAAGAATGGCAAAAAATGACTATATTGCTTATTATGTCGGTAGAAAATTATCGTATATTTTAACAGTTCCATTTTTATATACCAAACTAACACCTAATTTTATCTCGATGTTGTCAATGGTTCCTTTGATAGTCGGATTTTATTTTTTTTATGTTGCAAAATCTTCATTTCTTTTAATAATTGGTTGGTTATGTTTGTTTTTATGGAACTTAATTGATGGTGTTGATGGAAATGTTGCACGATATCGTAAGCAATATTCTGAAATAGGAAGTGTCTTCGATGCGACGAGCGGGTATTTAGCTATGGTTGTTACTTTCTTTGCAGCCGGTATAGCAGCTGCACATGTTGGTGGAGTTCTTAATTTTTCTTTTGAAAATAATGAATTATATATAATTTTTGGTGCCATTTCAGGAATTGCTACAATTTTTCCAAGATTAGTAATGCAAAAAGCACTTGCAACTTTAAAAGATGATTCCAGCATTGATAGTGTTAAAGATAAAGGTTCATTTGGTCCTTATAAGGTAATTGCGCTCAATTTAAGTTCTGTTTCTGGGGGAGCTCAATTTCTCTTATTGTTGGCTATATTATTTAGGATTCTTAATATATATACTATAATTTATTTGCTATTTAATTTAATTGTTGCAATAGTTTCATTAAAAGATATTTTGGGGAGGAATTAA
- a CDS encoding glycosyltransferase, with protein MLKVLMVCESFGGGVFAYVSQLCNDMCEYDDFEIYLAYSVRPQTPKDFKSKLNKKIHLIEVKSFYSYKSLTGFFKTVKELRNIEEKIKPDIIHLHSSIAGGFGRIAFSGKTNKVVYTPHGYAHILMGRNKKTIFFEIMERVLGKRNATTLTCCESEDEVAKTFSTQTAYIETGININDLSKKVKKIVSSDKKKEFTVFTLGRISFQKQPKLFNEIAKLVPEANFVWIGDGELRDELDAPNIKITGWKDREEALSLAYSADVYILCSLGEAIAMSLVENMYLRKLCLVSNVMGNKSVIKNNVNGYICNDASEYAKRIKESMNNFPGKLVEQAYKDVLNVYNTETMKKKYVEFYKSLVK; from the coding sequence ATGTTAAAAGTGTTGATGGTGTGTGAGTCTTTTGGTGGAGGTGTTTTTGCCTATGTTTCTCAATTATGTAATGATATGTGTGAGTATGATGACTTTGAAATTTATTTAGCTTATTCAGTTCGCCCTCAGACTCCAAAAGATTTTAAAAGCAAACTTAATAAAAAGATACATTTGATTGAAGTCAAATCATTCTATTCATATAAAAGCTTAACTGGTTTTTTTAAAACTGTTAAAGAGTTAAGAAATATTGAAGAAAAAATAAAACCGGATATAATACATCTACATTCGTCTATAGCTGGTGGATTCGGTAGAATTGCATTTTCTGGAAAAACAAATAAAGTTGTCTATACTCCTCATGGATATGCTCATATTTTGATGGGAAGAAATAAGAAAACGATATTTTTTGAGATAATGGAAAGAGTACTGGGCAAAAGAAATGCAACTACTTTGACTTGTTGCGAAAGTGAAGATGAAGTCGCAAAGACATTTTCTACTCAAACAGCATATATAGAAACTGGAATTAATATTAATGATTTGTCAAAAAAAGTGAAAAAAATAGTAAGTAGTGATAAAAAAAAAGAATTTACAGTTTTTACTTTAGGACGTATTAGTTTCCAAAAACAACCAAAGTTATTTAACGAAATTGCTAAATTAGTTCCTGAAGCGAATTTTGTTTGGATTGGCGACGGAGAATTGAGAGACGAATTAGATGCACCAAACATCAAGATTACAGGATGGAAAGATAGGGAAGAAGCGCTGTCTTTGGCTTATAGTGCTGATGTGTACATTCTATGCTCTTTAGGGGAAGCAATTGCAATGAGTTTGGTAGAGAATATGTATTTGAGAAAGCTTTGTTTAGTAAGCAATGTAATGGGTAATAAAAGTGTTATAAAGAACAATGTCAATGGATACATTTGTAATGATGCATCAGAATATGCAAAAAGAATAAAAGAGTCAATGAATAACTTTCCAGGAAAGCTTGTTGAACAAGCATATAAAGACGTACTTAATGTTTATAATACTGAAACTATGAAAAAAAAGTATGTTGAATTTTATAAATCATTGGTTAAATAA